A part of Candidatus Palauibacter scopulicola genomic DNA contains:
- the nusA gene encoding transcription termination factor NusA — MSDQIPIVEAFRMMAANKSLTELELHDLIREGIHAALARRFGGPVEAEIDVTDGGDISIVVLKEVVEEVEDPAREVTLEQARWDDPDFQVGDLMEIPVDFRDFGRSAVMAAKQRIIQRIREGERDRIRMEFNDRVGDLVSGEVQASERGKLVVMLNRSREAEAIIPWREQNPRERFRQGEPIRAVLKLLEETPRGPRLILSRADPQFVASLFALEVPEIYQDIVDIKEIVREAGGRTKVAVSSRDESVDPVGACVGLKGSRVQAVVSELSGERIDIVPWHPDPEIFARRALAPARVAKVISDQERHVITAIVDEDQLSLAIGRNGQNVRLASQLIGWQIDLYSSRDWMERGGEAGLFGGDDEYEMSDFPLSELEGIAPATLAALEAAGISSFYGLLDMDRGDFLQVPGIGPDEADTLEALIDELTVVDEAQAEGAAAAKTAADAPADAADAEAPPEPASAEAADALSTAASGEGTA; from the coding sequence ATGAGCGATCAGATCCCGATCGTTGAAGCGTTCCGCATGATGGCGGCGAACAAGTCGCTGACGGAGCTGGAGCTGCATGATCTCATCCGTGAAGGGATCCACGCGGCGCTCGCCCGTCGTTTCGGCGGTCCGGTCGAAGCGGAAATCGACGTCACCGATGGAGGCGACATTTCGATCGTCGTCCTCAAGGAAGTCGTCGAGGAAGTCGAGGATCCGGCCCGGGAGGTGACGCTCGAGCAGGCTCGCTGGGATGATCCCGACTTCCAGGTCGGCGATCTCATGGAGATCCCCGTCGACTTCAGGGACTTCGGCCGCAGCGCGGTCATGGCCGCCAAGCAGAGGATCATCCAGCGCATCCGCGAGGGAGAACGAGACCGGATCCGCATGGAGTTCAACGACCGGGTAGGGGACCTCGTTTCGGGCGAAGTACAGGCGAGCGAGCGCGGCAAGCTCGTCGTCATGCTGAACCGGTCTCGCGAAGCCGAGGCGATCATTCCGTGGCGGGAGCAGAACCCGCGGGAACGCTTCCGCCAGGGCGAGCCGATCCGCGCCGTGCTGAAGCTGCTGGAGGAGACGCCGCGCGGTCCGCGGCTCATCCTCTCGCGGGCGGACCCCCAGTTCGTCGCCTCTCTGTTCGCGCTCGAGGTGCCGGAGATCTACCAGGATATCGTGGACATCAAGGAGATCGTCCGTGAAGCGGGAGGCCGCACCAAGGTGGCCGTCTCGTCCCGGGATGAATCCGTCGACCCGGTCGGAGCCTGCGTCGGCCTGAAGGGGTCGCGCGTCCAGGCCGTCGTGTCGGAGTTGAGCGGCGAACGGATCGACATCGTCCCGTGGCACCCGGACCCGGAGATCTTTGCCCGTCGAGCCTTGGCTCCGGCCCGGGTCGCCAAGGTGATCTCGGACCAGGAGCGGCACGTCATCACGGCGATCGTGGACGAGGACCAGCTGTCGCTGGCGATCGGACGAAACGGGCAGAACGTGCGGTTGGCGTCGCAGCTCATCGGTTGGCAGATCGACCTGTATTCCAGCCGTGACTGGATGGAGCGCGGCGGAGAGGCCGGCCTGTTCGGAGGCGATGACGAATACGAGATGTCCGACTTCCCGCTCTCCGAGCTCGAGGGGATCGCCCCCGCGACGCTCGCGGCGCTCGAGGCGGCCGGAATCAGCAGCTTTTACGGACTCCTCGACATGGACCGGGGCGACTTCCTTCAGGTTCCGGGGATCGGGCCGGACGAGGCGGACACGCTGGAAGCGCTCATCGATGAACTGACCGTCGTGGACGAGGCGCAGGCGGAGGGCGCCGCGGCCGCGAAGACGGCTGCCGATGCGCCGGCGGACGCGGCGGACGCGGAGGCGCCGCCGGAGCCGGCCTCCGCGGAGGCGGCCGATGCGCTGAGCACGGCCGCCTCGGGCGAGGGGACCGCCTGA
- a CDS encoding bifunctional riboflavin kinase/FAD synthetase produces the protein MSGLPPHVRGTVVTMGTFDGVHLGHQAILRDVRRRARARNGHAVLLTFDPHPLSVVRPEVAPPLLTLPDEKKEILAQLGLDYAAFVAFTLEFSRYSPEEFVEDIVVPRFRPAEVVIGYDHGFGRGRAGDVSVLERMGEVHGFEVSVVGGVETDGSTISSTRVRGEVASGDMEGAAAGLGRPYSFRGTVIRGLGRGRALGFPTANLAPPPPDKLLPAEGIYAVRATLGSERVDGLLHLGPRPTFADAPPAIELFLIDFDRDIYGERVIVDVLHRLREVRAYESGDDLAAQMRRDLATGLEYFRGRGG, from the coding sequence GTGAGCGGGCTCCCCCCCCACGTCCGGGGCACCGTCGTCACCATGGGGACCTTCGATGGGGTCCACCTGGGGCACCAGGCGATCCTGCGCGACGTTCGGCGGCGCGCGCGCGCACGAAACGGTCATGCCGTGCTCCTCACCTTCGACCCGCACCCCCTGAGCGTCGTGCGTCCGGAAGTTGCCCCTCCGCTCCTCACGCTGCCGGACGAGAAGAAGGAGATCCTCGCCCAGCTCGGGCTCGACTACGCCGCGTTCGTCGCCTTCACGCTCGAGTTCTCCCGCTATTCCCCCGAAGAATTCGTGGAGGACATCGTCGTCCCGCGCTTCCGTCCGGCGGAGGTCGTGATCGGGTACGACCACGGGTTCGGGCGCGGACGCGCCGGGGACGTCTCCGTGCTGGAGCGGATGGGCGAAGTCCACGGGTTCGAGGTCTCGGTCGTCGGAGGCGTCGAAACCGACGGATCGACCATCTCGTCCACACGGGTTCGGGGGGAGGTGGCGTCGGGCGACATGGAGGGCGCGGCCGCGGGCCTCGGCCGCCCCTATTCGTTCCGCGGGACGGTGATCCGGGGGCTGGGGCGGGGCCGCGCGCTCGGTTTTCCGACCGCCAACCTCGCGCCTCCGCCTCCCGACAAACTCCTTCCGGCGGAAGGCATCTACGCGGTGCGCGCTACACTGGGCTCCGAGCGGGTCGATGGACTGCTGCACCTCGGGCCCCGGCCGACCTTTGCGGACGCTCCGCCGGCCATCGAACTCTTTCTCATCGATTTCGACCGTGACATCTACGGGGAGCGTGTGATCGTCGATGTCCTCCACCGGCTGCGCGAGGTGCGCGCGTACGAGTCGGGAGA
- a CDS encoding DUF503 domain-containing protein codes for MAVIGVGRWVFHLPGCRSLKAKRSVVRGLRERAIVKFRVSAAETGLRDRAAMAEITVCVVSGERRHAESVLGRVDRFLQSDPRAHVIESETEFL; via the coding sequence ATGGCCGTCATCGGGGTGGGCCGCTGGGTGTTTCACCTCCCGGGCTGCCGGTCGCTCAAGGCGAAGCGTTCGGTGGTCCGCGGCTTGCGCGAGCGCGCGATCGTGAAGTTCCGGGTTTCCGCCGCCGAGACCGGCCTCCGCGACCGGGCCGCAATGGCCGAGATCACGGTCTGCGTCGTATCGGGCGAACGTCGGCACGCGGAGTCCGTTCTCGGACGCGTCGACCGCTTCCTGCAATCCGATCCGAGGGCCCACGTCATCGAGTCGGAGACCGAGTTCCTGTGA
- a CDS encoding ribosomal L7Ae/L30e/S12e/Gadd45 family protein, with product MATRAGRVALGTRAVDIAARRGRLALLVVAGDASRHAVNRLTPQARRASRVTVASRRALGRALGRNDVAVVGVTDSALAERILEGERTPSRRDDSSGSYGDPEGQVPGQ from the coding sequence ATCGCGACGCGCGCGGGCCGGGTCGCGCTCGGAACCCGGGCCGTGGACATCGCGGCGCGCAGGGGAAGACTCGCCCTGCTCGTGGTCGCGGGCGACGCGTCGCGGCATGCGGTGAACCGCCTCACGCCACAGGCGCGGCGGGCGTCGCGTGTAACGGTGGCGAGTCGACGGGCGCTCGGACGGGCGCTCGGACGGAACGATGTGGCCGTCGTCGGCGTCACGGATTCGGCGCTGGCGGAGCGGATTCTCGAAGGGGAGCGCACGCCTTCGCGGCGTGACGACAGCTCCGGGTCGTACGGAGACCCGGAAGGGCAGGTGCCTGGACAATGA
- the infB gene encoding translation initiation factor IF-2 — MKRVFEVAEELRLDTSHLIQLLREMEVPVRSHMSSVDSASVARLHARLERERRGETVTGTAAPVRRRRRRRRAAPASLTTATPDVDVEEGVGPSPEAPEEAATATIEAAIEAEVEPQVEAEVEIETEVEPDTGIEAAPAETEVEPAAEAAPEPDEAADIAAPEEAASAETEASVEVGEPTETEVAEPEADPEAEAPAAPPRPARRPKPVRRDMPSPAAPSAPRASAGPGGKVRISAEGYTVDGRKKSRGGDGKKRRRVDRNAVQQNFRKTLAAMGQSSPRKRRRETQQQQREAEREQRELEQRTEKATVRVNEFLTVSELADLIEVPPQAIITSAFKNLGLMVTINQRLDFGQIELICEEAGFTAIREEGFEADLASDDEGLPEDESQLVPRPPIVTVMGHVDHGKTSLLDRIRSTNVIAGEAGGITQHIGAYHVVLSEGRTITFLDTPGHEAFTAMRARGAEVTDIVILVVAADDSVMPQTIEAISHARNASVPIVVAVNKVDLPSADVDRVKRELLAREVVLEDFGGEILGAEVSAKTGEGLDDLLEKVLLQAEILELKANPEREARGTVVEAQLDRGMGPVATVLVERGTLEIGADFVCGLHGGRVRALLDERGRKITSAGPGIPVRVLGIEGVPQAGDSLIVLSAARVREIVSRRQQLEREKDIRRRATGTRLEDVFAAVKAGEGARLNVVIKGDTDGSVQALSDSLERLSTDEVSVEVIHRAVGGINESDILLASTSEAIIVGFHVRPDAGAAAAAERESIEIRIYNVIYEAVEEIRLALEGLLAPEQREVTVGMAEIRELFRVPKAGTIAGCYVQTGTMRRNLPIRLLRDQIQIYQGRIDSLRRFKEDVRQVRDGYECGISIENYNDIKVGDVIECYEVVEVARTLSGAPAG, encoded by the coding sequence ATGAAGCGTGTCTTCGAGGTCGCAGAGGAACTGAGACTCGACACGAGTCACCTCATCCAGTTGCTGCGGGAGATGGAGGTGCCCGTGCGCAGCCACATGTCGAGCGTGGACTCGGCGAGCGTGGCGCGTCTGCACGCGCGGCTCGAACGCGAACGGAGGGGAGAGACGGTCACCGGCACCGCGGCCCCCGTGCGGCGGCGCCGTCGGCGGCGGCGGGCCGCGCCCGCGTCGCTCACCACCGCGACGCCTGACGTCGACGTCGAAGAAGGCGTCGGCCCCTCCCCCGAGGCGCCGGAAGAGGCCGCGACGGCGACCATCGAGGCGGCGATCGAGGCGGAGGTCGAGCCTCAGGTCGAAGCCGAGGTCGAGATCGAAACGGAGGTCGAGCCCGACACCGGCATCGAGGCCGCGCCGGCGGAGACCGAAGTCGAGCCTGCAGCCGAAGCCGCTCCGGAGCCCGACGAGGCGGCCGACATCGCCGCCCCCGAGGAGGCCGCGTCGGCGGAGACCGAAGCGAGCGTCGAGGTCGGCGAGCCGACGGAGACGGAAGTCGCCGAGCCCGAGGCGGATCCGGAGGCGGAGGCGCCGGCCGCGCCGCCGCGCCCCGCGCGCCGGCCGAAGCCGGTCCGCCGGGACATGCCGTCGCCCGCCGCCCCCTCGGCACCCAGGGCCTCGGCGGGCCCCGGCGGCAAGGTGCGAATCTCGGCCGAGGGTTACACCGTCGATGGGCGCAAGAAATCTCGCGGTGGAGATGGGAAGAAACGGCGGCGCGTGGACCGGAACGCCGTCCAGCAGAACTTCCGCAAGACGCTGGCCGCGATGGGCCAGTCCTCGCCGCGGAAGCGGCGGCGCGAAACGCAGCAACAGCAGCGCGAGGCGGAGCGCGAGCAGCGCGAACTCGAACAGCGCACGGAGAAGGCGACGGTCCGGGTCAACGAGTTCCTCACCGTGTCGGAGCTCGCCGATCTGATCGAGGTTCCGCCGCAGGCCATCATCACGTCGGCGTTCAAGAACCTCGGTCTCATGGTGACGATCAATCAGCGGCTCGACTTCGGCCAGATCGAACTCATCTGCGAGGAGGCCGGCTTCACGGCGATCCGCGAGGAGGGGTTCGAGGCGGACCTCGCGAGCGATGACGAAGGCCTGCCCGAGGACGAGAGCCAGCTGGTGCCCCGCCCGCCGATCGTGACCGTGATGGGCCACGTCGACCATGGAAAGACCTCGCTGCTCGACCGTATCCGGAGCACGAACGTGATCGCGGGGGAGGCGGGGGGGATCACGCAGCACATCGGCGCCTATCACGTGGTTCTCTCGGAGGGCCGGACGATCACCTTCCTCGACACGCCCGGCCACGAGGCGTTCACGGCCATGCGCGCGCGCGGCGCGGAAGTAACGGACATCGTGATCCTCGTCGTGGCGGCCGACGACTCCGTGATGCCGCAGACGATCGAAGCGATCAGCCACGCCCGGAACGCGTCGGTGCCGATCGTCGTCGCGGTGAACAAGGTCGATCTCCCATCGGCGGACGTGGATCGGGTCAAGAGGGAACTCCTCGCGCGCGAGGTGGTCCTGGAGGACTTCGGCGGCGAGATCCTCGGCGCGGAAGTCTCGGCGAAGACGGGCGAAGGGTTGGACGACCTTCTCGAGAAGGTTCTTCTCCAGGCGGAGATTCTCGAGCTGAAGGCGAATCCGGAGCGAGAAGCCAGGGGGACGGTCGTCGAGGCGCAGTTGGACCGCGGCATGGGTCCGGTGGCCACCGTGCTCGTGGAGCGGGGGACGCTGGAGATCGGCGCGGATTTCGTCTGCGGACTCCATGGCGGGCGGGTTCGCGCGCTCCTCGATGAGCGCGGCCGGAAGATCACGAGCGCCGGACCGGGGATCCCCGTGCGGGTGCTCGGGATCGAAGGCGTGCCGCAGGCGGGCGACTCGCTCATCGTCCTGTCCGCGGCGCGGGTCCGCGAGATCGTCTCGCGGCGGCAGCAACTGGAGCGGGAGAAGGACATCCGCCGCCGGGCGACCGGTACGCGGCTCGAGGATGTCTTCGCCGCGGTCAAGGCGGGCGAGGGCGCACGTCTGAACGTCGTCATCAAGGGCGATACGGACGGCTCGGTACAGGCGCTCTCCGACAGCCTCGAACGGCTGTCGACCGACGAGGTCTCGGTCGAGGTCATCCACCGGGCGGTGGGCGGCATCAACGAGTCCGACATTCTCCTCGCCTCGACTTCCGAGGCGATCATCGTCGGCTTCCACGTCCGGCCCGACGCCGGAGCGGCGGCCGCTGCGGAACGCGAGTCGATCGAGATCCGGATCTACAACGTGATCTACGAAGCGGTCGAGGAGATCCGTCTGGCGCTCGAGGGCCTGCTCGCGCCCGAGCAGCGCGAGGTCACGGTCGGCATGGCCGAGATCCGAGAGCTCTTCCGCGTCCCCAAGGCGGGGACCATCGCGGGCTGCTACGTGCAGACCGGCACCATGCGGCGCAACCTCCCGATCCGCCTCCTGCGCGACCAGATCCAGATCTACCAGGGTCGGATCGACAGCCTGAGGCGGTTCAAGGAGGATGTGCGCCAGGTGAGAGACGGGTACGAGTGCGGCATCTCCATCGAGAACTACAACGACATCAAGGTCGGCGATGTGATCGAGTGCTACGAGGTGGTGGAGGTCGCGCGCACCCTCTCCGGAGCACCGGCAGGCTGA
- the truB gene encoding tRNA pseudouridine(55) synthase TruB, which translates to MTTEAGLLLVDKPAEATSHDIILRVRRRLGVRRIGHTGTLDPFATGLLLSLVGSFTRLADLYHGLPKSYDATMVLGRETDTDDLTGRTVSEDAGWRELDTEAIRASFAAREGVGRQVPPSYSARHAGGERAYALARRGERPALEAREVTIQEIAVTDIDLPRVRFRASVSTGTYVRALARDIGRDLGPGAHLAALRRTAIGPFGVDDATSPDAAREAVAEASIAWRPEVAALPWLRRRELNDEERDEIRYGRSVERGDVLPPSRSTPDSPDGSTNPVALCASDELFAVAEERDGRLYPKKVFAA; encoded by the coding sequence GTGACGACTGAAGCCGGTCTGCTCCTCGTCGACAAGCCGGCCGAAGCGACGTCGCACGACATCATTCTTCGGGTACGGCGGAGGCTGGGCGTGCGCCGGATCGGCCACACCGGGACGCTCGATCCTTTCGCGACGGGGCTCCTGCTGTCGCTCGTCGGGTCGTTCACCCGGCTCGCCGACCTCTACCACGGACTCCCGAAATCCTACGACGCGACGATGGTGTTGGGACGGGAGACGGACACCGACGATCTCACGGGGAGGACCGTATCGGAAGATGCCGGCTGGCGGGAGTTGGATACCGAGGCCATTCGGGCCTCCTTCGCGGCTCGCGAGGGCGTCGGACGACAGGTGCCCCCCTCCTACTCGGCGCGCCACGCCGGTGGCGAGCGCGCCTACGCGCTGGCCCGCCGCGGGGAGCGCCCCGCACTCGAGGCACGCGAGGTGACCATCCAGGAGATCGCGGTCACGGACATCGACCTCCCTCGGGTCCGCTTCCGCGCGAGCGTTTCCACCGGCACCTACGTGCGGGCGCTGGCCCGTGACATCGGGCGCGACCTCGGACCCGGGGCGCACCTTGCCGCACTCCGCCGCACGGCGATCGGCCCCTTCGGAGTGGACGACGCGACGTCTCCGGACGCGGCGCGGGAGGCCGTGGCCGAGGCGTCCATCGCCTGGCGCCCGGAAGTGGCGGCGCTGCCGTGGTTGCGGCGCCGCGAACTGAACGATGAGGAACGGGACGAGATCCGGTACGGGAGGTCGGTGGAGCGCGGAGATGTGCTGCCGCCATCCCGGAGCACGCCCGATTCGCCGGACGGCTCCACGAACCCGGTCGCCCTGTGCGCCTCCGACGAACTCTTCGCCGTCGCCGAGGAGCGCGACGGCCGCCTCTACCCGAAGAAGGTGTTCGCCGCGTGA
- a CDS encoding laccase domain-containing protein, with protein MTEVAEVPGDGMLRLSRWESLDPSVVCGITTAKRGDLAVADASPERVASVYGDLARELGFRRVSVPTQVHGTDLREIGASPVPDSGTCTVHRAGRVDGQLAEGPGWLLAATAADCVPVYLWSRERGRTGLIHAGWRGAAAGILPRAIARLVRGIDGGSFGAVGDLRVHLGPAICGRCYEVDTPVLSAFGLRGTRAQLDLRGILAAQASAAGVAPDALSSSRFCTSCGPGDLHSHRASGGTAGRMAAFLGLRSD; from the coding sequence GTGACGGAGGTCGCGGAGGTCCCCGGGGACGGCATGCTGCGGCTGTCGCGGTGGGAGTCGCTCGATCCGAGCGTCGTGTGCGGGATCACGACGGCGAAGCGCGGGGACCTCGCGGTCGCGGACGCCTCCCCGGAGCGCGTGGCCTCGGTCTACGGGGATCTGGCCCGGGAACTCGGCTTCCGCCGGGTCTCGGTGCCGACTCAGGTCCACGGTACGGATCTCCGGGAGATCGGCGCCTCGCCCGTCCCCGACTCCGGGACCTGCACGGTCCACCGGGCGGGTCGCGTGGACGGCCAGCTCGCGGAGGGGCCCGGTTGGCTCTTGGCCGCGACGGCCGCGGATTGCGTGCCCGTCTATCTCTGGTCGCGCGAACGCGGGCGCACAGGCCTGATCCACGCGGGATGGCGGGGGGCCGCGGCGGGCATCCTTCCGCGCGCGATCGCCCGGCTCGTTCGCGGTATCGACGGTGGCTCCTTCGGCGCCGTCGGGGATCTCCGTGTCCATCTGGGGCCCGCGATCTGCGGACGCTGTTACGAGGTCGACACCCCCGTGCTCTCCGCCTTCGGCCTCCGCGGTACGCGCGCGCAACTCGACTTGAGGGGCATCCTCGCCGCCCAGGCCTCGGCGGCCGGCGTCGCACCCGACGCGCTTTCAAGCTCCCGCTTCTGCACGTCGTGCGGCCCCGGCGACCTTCATTCGCACCGCGCGAGCGGCGGTACGGCGGGACGGATGGCCGCCTTCCTGGGGCTGCGGAGCGACTGA
- the rbfA gene encoding 30S ribosome-binding factor RbfA encodes MTHRHRSERLGELFRRELTRLLLGSLKDPRLDGVTVTDVRATRDLSFATVYIRSDEDVSEGIEGLEHAVGFIRRELGRSLRLRKIPEFRFLPDETPEHANRIEELLRRAREDAGPRDD; translated from the coding sequence GTGACCCATCGTCACCGGAGCGAACGGCTGGGTGAACTATTCCGGCGCGAACTCACGCGTCTCCTGCTCGGATCGCTCAAGGACCCCCGTCTCGACGGAGTGACGGTGACCGACGTGCGGGCGACCCGGGATCTCTCCTTCGCGACCGTCTACATTCGCTCGGACGAGGATGTGTCGGAGGGAATCGAGGGGCTGGAACACGCGGTGGGATTCATACGGCGGGAACTCGGCCGGTCGCTCCGGCTGCGGAAGATCCCGGAGTTCCGCTTCCTGCCCGACGAAACGCCCGAGCACGCGAACCGGATCGAGGAACTGCTGCGCCGGGCTCGCGAGGACGCGGGGCCGCGTGACGACTGA